Proteins co-encoded in one Acipenser ruthenus chromosome 3, fAciRut3.2 maternal haplotype, whole genome shotgun sequence genomic window:
- the LOC117394307 gene encoding CD83 antigen-like encodes MVHKLFLFLVYVYACVYSAVNATVKEIVVNCEEDALLTCEAGMEFGVTYRALLWYKCDEDLPGSLTGIIRKKIKSNQTQRFNGFNRSVEVLDDGSYDLKINNATVEDSGKYKCSLSAPLGKQNKKGYVQLKVLGCPTHQTITYWDTYCIVFTVIILVALVTCFLSWKCLKTVLEGGLSVIKEPIKINMKNIQKAANLPLLQKTSLNGVEAQNPAGNTCQHHTCLLLP; translated from the exons ATGGTTCATAAACTGTTTCTGTTTCTTGTATACG TCTACGCTTGTGTTTACTCTGCTGTGAATGCTACAGTAAAGGAGATTGTTGTAAATTGTGAGGAAGATGCACTTCTCACGTGTGAAGCTGGCATGGAGTTCGGGGTGACATATCGAGCTTTACTCTGGTACAAG tgTGATGAAGATCTCCCAGGCTCTTTGACAGGAATCATTCGCAAGAAAATAAAGAGCAATCAGACCCAAAGGTTTAATGGATTTAATCGGTCAGTTGAAGTATTGGATGATGGTTCATATGATCTGAAAATAAACAATGCCACAGTGGAGGACAGTGGAAAGTACAAGTGCTCTCTATCAGCACCACTTGGAAAGCAGAACAAAAAGGGATACGTCCAATTAAAGGTTCTTG GTTGTCCAACTCATCAGACAATTACTTACTGGGACACttactgtattgttttcacaGTGATAATACTGGTAGCATTAGTGACATGTTTCTTGTCTTGG AAATGTTTGAAAACTGTTTTAGAAGGTGGCCTCAGTGTTATTAAGGAGCCGATTAAGATAAACATGAAGAATATTCAGAAGGCGGCAAACTTGCCACTTCTTCAGAAAACCAGCTTGAATGGAGTTGAAGCCCAGAATCCTGCTGGAAATACCTGTCAGCACCACACGTGTCTGTTATTACCTTGA